A window of the Diabrotica undecimpunctata isolate CICGRU chromosome 1, icDiaUnde3, whole genome shotgun sequence genome harbors these coding sequences:
- the LOC140444697 gene encoding uncharacterized protein has protein sequence MSREVIKMKQGMSYSCKEKIIILNVFKYFSKMHPEKCVTEIVRRTSKATGCSEKSIFQFRKEEDSPQGFKEPSKTKVRKNLNINSRFLKYDEEVRESIKEIIYDLKYRNIVPSLSTILKNVKSNSNLPNFSLMTLRRLLFDMGFYYQKQKNTNKAILVEKNKENAEEPKIIETKDEVQCVKPNELEKMSDKSTNMPETVPENHAYMPNPNHGHMPLLHFGQNENHIMDGVPVGFQHQMMLDPRIHHPIHPIPHSMGFLQYPSHHHNMVTQQ, from the coding sequence aTGTCTCGAGAAGTGATAAAAATGAAACAAGGCATGTCTTATTCATGCAAAGAGAAAATTATAATTCTGAATGTCTTTAAATACTTTAGTAAAATGCATCCAGAAAAATGTGTTACTGAAATTGTTAGGCGAACCTCCAAAGCAACAGGGTGTAGTGAgaaaagtattttccaatttaGAAAGGAAGAAGATAGTCCTCAGGGATTTAAAGAACCGTCAAAAACCAAAGTTAGAAAAAACCTCAATATCAATAGTAGGTTTTTAAAATATGATGAGGAGGTAAGGGAATCAATTAAGGaaattatttatgatttaaaATATAGGAATATAGTACCGAGTTTAAGTACTATATTGAAAAATGTTAAATCCAACAGTAACCTACCAAATTTTTCATTAATGACTCTAAGAAGGCTGCTTTTTGATATGGGcttttattatcaaaagcagAAGAATACCAACAAAGCTATTTTGGTTGAGAAAAATAAAGAGAATGCAGAGGAGCCAAAGATCATTGAAACAAAGGATGAAGTGCAGTGTGTTAAACCAAATGAACTTGAAAAAATGAGTGATAAATCAACTAACATGCCTGAGACAGTACCAGAAAACCATGCATATATGCCAAATCCTAACCACGGACACATGCCACTGTTGCATTTTGGACAAAATGAAAACCACATAATGGATGGAGTTCCTGTTGGTTTTCAGCACCAGATGATGCTAGATCCTAGAATACATCATCCTATCCATCCCATTCCTCACAGCATGGGTTTTTTACAGTATCCATCTCATCACCACAACATGGTTACTCAGCAATGA